One window of the Gemmatimonadota bacterium genome contains the following:
- the trxA gene encoding thioredoxin, producing MGSPLNVTDENFQTEVVDSDLPVLVDFWATWCGPCRMIAPSIEELAREYDGRVKICKVDVDHAQQTAQGFGIRSIPTLLIFKDGKQADQLIGAVPKSAIEDKLKAVLA from the coding sequence GTGGGAAGTCCATTGAATGTTACAGATGAAAATTTCCAGACAGAAGTTGTCGATTCCGATCTCCCGGTACTCGTGGATTTCTGGGCAACTTGGTGCGGTCCGTGCCGGATGATTGCCCCCAGCATTGAAGAACTCGCGCGTGAATACGATGGTCGCGTTAAAATCTGCAAAGTCGATGTAGATCACGCCCAGCAGACAGCACAGGGATTTGGCATTCGCAGCATCCCCACATTACTCATCTTTAAGGACGGCAAACAGGCAGATCAGCTTATTGGCGCTGTCCCCAAAAGCGCGATAGAAGACAAACTCAAAGCTGTGCTCGCTTAA
- a CDS encoding DUF4070 domain-containing protein, which translates to MPNALLVYPKNPVTFWSFDEALRLVGKKSAFPPLGLLTIAGMMPDDYSLRVVDVNVHPLTDEDLDWADIVITSSMIIHWHSLEEIIAQCNVAGVPVLNGGPLPTQYCEDIEGDAVFYLGEAENGFMDVVKRLVAEPYHGGREYIDRRGDFQSLSTTPLPRWDLINFDDYTVMVIQITRGCPESCTFCNIPALYGKITRLKNSSRVIQELDALYDRGWRGSVMAVDDNFVGNREEIRETLEEEVVPWQRERGYPFQLFTQASIRVSDDPALLEAMHLAGFDKIFAGIESPVEESLKFMGAQKNLQGDTPLLDKVKILQDYGMEVQAGFIMGLDTDPDDIADRMIAFIREAGIPVAMVGVLGVLRDTPDFKRYKRLGRLREDVKYTGDSGIFSRELSYVPLIDPDELLARHRKVVETLNSPEIFFERCRTHYAHRARRPIPSMPIGWIELRAGLRSFWHQGVAGTYRWTFWKFMAHMLVHHPRDFGDAIRMSIHGRHLILTTRDALQVDDVQTFLDEALDHLKRFSEGYKEVSVGDYASKLMHALHGRFDHFQDDYRTLQHNAEVMLKAAQEYCGLIRKEFRHQVAEPLERFQQEIEAILESYPTQSSLQPAR; encoded by the coding sequence ATGCCCAACGCGTTGCTTGTATATCCAAAGAATCCGGTGACGTTCTGGAGTTTTGATGAGGCTTTGAGGTTGGTCGGAAAGAAGTCTGCTTTTCCGCCTTTGGGGTTGTTGACGATTGCCGGTATGATGCCCGATGACTACAGTTTGCGCGTGGTGGATGTGAATGTGCATCCACTGACAGATGAAGATCTGGATTGGGCGGATATTGTGATTACGTCGTCGATGATTATTCACTGGCATTCTCTCGAAGAGATTATTGCTCAGTGCAATGTCGCAGGCGTGCCCGTGCTCAATGGCGGTCCGTTGCCCACGCAGTATTGCGAAGATATTGAGGGCGATGCGGTTTTTTATCTGGGCGAGGCTGAAAATGGCTTTATGGATGTGGTCAAGCGATTGGTGGCCGAACCCTACCATGGGGGGCGAGAGTATATTGATCGGCGAGGTGATTTTCAAAGCCTCTCAACAACACCGCTTCCGCGCTGGGATCTGATCAATTTTGACGATTATACTGTGATGGTGATTCAGATTACAAGGGGGTGTCCAGAAAGCTGTACATTTTGCAATATTCCCGCGCTTTACGGCAAGATAACGCGTTTGAAAAATAGTAGCCGCGTGATTCAAGAACTGGACGCGCTTTACGATAGAGGCTGGCGCGGTTCGGTTATGGCGGTTGATGACAATTTTGTGGGCAATCGCGAAGAGATTCGAGAAACACTGGAAGAAGAGGTGGTTCCCTGGCAAAGAGAGCGGGGGTATCCTTTCCAACTCTTTACACAGGCCAGCATTCGCGTGAGCGATGATCCCGCGCTGTTAGAGGCTATGCACCTCGCTGGATTTGATAAAATTTTTGCGGGGATTGAATCGCCAGTGGAAGAGAGCCTGAAGTTTATGGGCGCGCAAAAGAATCTGCAGGGCGATACGCCTTTGCTGGACAAAGTGAAGATTCTGCAAGACTATGGCATGGAAGTTCAGGCTGGTTTTATTATGGGCCTGGATACAGATCCAGATGATATTGCCGATCGCATGATTGCGTTTATCAGAGAAGCGGGTATTCCGGTGGCTATGGTGGGGGTTTTGGGCGTGTTGCGCGACACGCCCGACTTCAAGCGCTACAAGCGGTTGGGCCGCCTGCGTGAAGATGTAAAATATACGGGTGATTCGGGTATTTTCAGCCGGGAGTTGAGTTATGTGCCCCTCATCGATCCCGATGAACTGCTGGCGCGTCATCGCAAGGTCGTGGAAACGCTGAACAGCCCAGAGATTTTCTTTGAACGCTGCCGCACGCACTATGCACACCGCGCGCGCAGACCGATTCCATCAATGCCAATTGGTTGGATAGAACTCAGGGCGGGATTGCGCTCTTTTTGGCATCAGGGTGTGGCCGGGACTTATCGGTGGACGTTCTGGAAATTTATGGCCCATATGCTCGTACACCATCCCCGAGATTTTGGCGATGCCATACGCATGTCCATTCATGGGCGTCATTTGATCCTCACCACGCGCGACGCTCTGCAAGTCGATGATGTGCAGACATTTTTGGATGAGGCGCTGGATCACCTGAAGCGATTTAGCGAGGGATATAAAGAGGTGAGCGTCGGTGATTACGCGAGCAAGTTGATGCACGCTTTGCACGGGCGATTTGATCATTTTCAGGACGATTATCGCACTTTGCAACACAACGCCGAGGTGATGTTGAAGGCAGCTCAGGAATACTGTGGGTTGATCCGCAAGGAATTTCGCCATCAGGTTGCAGAACCTCTCGAGCGTTTTCAGCAAGAGATTGAAGCAATTCTCGAATCATATCCCACACAAAGCAGTTTGCAACCTGCGCGATAG
- the holA gene encoding DNA polymerase III subunit delta, with translation MATRRPRKTGPSPAQVLDAVQKGEISSLYYFHGEEDFQRDQLLNTLVETLIEPAARPFNLDIYRAEDIDIPQVIAQALTFPMMAQRRLIVLKNADRLPDSATPELLPLIESPPETTTIIITATKPDGRKKLFAELRKRAIAIEFRPPYDNEIPAWIQTHVKTLDRQIAPDAAHLLHMSIGSNLRELNGEIEKLFIATPSNPISREDVAQVIDNTRGITVFELADALGHRQLNKAQILIGRLCEQGEHPAGTIALLVRHFGILRRARWISGQRLPRNAIASRLKVPAFFLNNYLDQARLFDERALWNAHDALLDADNRLKSSGGTPHEILAHLAYRICRASP, from the coding sequence GGCGAAATCTCATCTCTCTACTACTTCCACGGGGAAGAAGACTTTCAACGCGATCAACTTCTCAACACCCTCGTTGAAACCCTTATTGAACCCGCAGCGCGCCCCTTCAATCTCGACATCTATCGCGCCGAAGACATCGATATTCCGCAGGTCATTGCACAAGCACTCACCTTTCCAATGATGGCGCAACGCCGCCTGATTGTCCTCAAAAACGCCGACCGTTTACCCGACTCAGCCACCCCCGAACTCTTGCCCCTCATTGAATCCCCACCCGAAACAACGACCATAATCATCACAGCCACCAAACCCGATGGACGCAAAAAACTATTTGCCGAACTTAGAAAACGCGCGATTGCAATCGAATTTCGCCCGCCCTACGACAATGAAATTCCGGCCTGGATCCAGACACATGTCAAAACTCTGGACAGACAAATCGCGCCCGACGCGGCTCACCTGCTCCACATGAGCATCGGATCAAATCTGCGCGAATTGAACGGCGAAATCGAAAAACTCTTTATCGCTACCCCATCCAATCCAATCTCGCGCGAAGACGTCGCTCAGGTGATAGACAACACGCGGGGGATCACGGTTTTTGAACTCGCCGACGCACTCGGGCACCGTCAGCTGAACAAAGCACAGATCCTTATTGGACGGCTCTGCGAACAGGGAGAACATCCCGCCGGCACAATCGCGCTACTCGTCCGTCACTTTGGGATTTTGCGGCGCGCGCGATGGATATCGGGCCAGCGCCTACCCAGAAATGCAATCGCTTCACGCCTCAAAGTGCCCGCTTTTTTTCTCAACAACTATCTCGATCAGGCCCGTCTATTCGACGAACGAGCACTCTGGAATGCCCATGATGCCCTTCTCGATGCAGACAACCGCCTCAAATCCAGTGGCGGAACACCGCACGAAATACTCGCCCATCTGGCCTATCGAATCTGCCGTGCATCCCCTTGA
- a CDS encoding serpin family protein yields MKMIQKPTNHLLPAIILSIALLGCGKLPEVSPTAPPPTETPATEEPQSNEVRSEKTRVTVPLATDSELTDLVRGNNDFAFNLYQKLREEESGNLFYSPYSISLALAMTYAGARGETERQMSNALHFTLSQDKLHSAFNALDLQLASRGEGSGGQDGKGFRLNIANAIWGQQGYSFLQNFLDKLAENYGAGMRIANFTEAPENSRVTINDWVAHQTEEKIKDLIPSGAIDNLTRLVLTNAIYFNAAWLHTFDERATAEGDFYLLTGNSIKVPMMRQTESFGYARNTGYQAVELLYDGSEISMVILLPDKGTFDPFEKSLNAELVSRISKDMRHKRIELTMPSFEFEAQFKLGAMLQKMGISDAFNPQLADFSGMDGTKNLSISDAFHKAFVLVNENGTEAAAATGVVIGVTSLPPRVTVDRPFIFLIRDIATNTTLFVGRVIDPR; encoded by the coding sequence ATGAAAATGATACAAAAGCCAACCAACCATTTGCTACCTGCTATAATACTATCGATCGCACTACTCGGATGCGGTAAATTACCGGAGGTCTCTCCCACAGCACCACCTCCAACTGAGACACCTGCTACAGAGGAACCACAATCAAACGAAGTGCGATCAGAAAAGACGCGGGTAACCGTACCTCTGGCGACAGATTCAGAACTAACAGACCTGGTGCGCGGAAACAACGACTTCGCCTTTAACCTGTATCAGAAATTGCGCGAAGAAGAAAGTGGAAACCTGTTCTATTCGCCCTACAGCATCTCGTTGGCACTTGCCATGACATATGCCGGTGCCAGAGGCGAAACCGAACGCCAGATGTCAAACGCACTGCACTTCACCCTGTCCCAGGACAAGTTGCACTCCGCGTTCAACGCCCTCGATCTCCAACTCGCATCTCGCGGCGAAGGCAGCGGTGGCCAGGATGGCAAGGGATTTCGATTGAACATCGCCAATGCGATCTGGGGACAACAGGGCTATAGCTTTCTGCAGAACTTTCTGGACAAACTGGCGGAAAATTACGGTGCGGGAATGAGAATCGCAAACTTCACTGAGGCGCCAGAAAACTCGCGCGTCACAATCAACGACTGGGTTGCCCATCAAACCGAAGAGAAAATCAAAGACCTCATACCTTCCGGCGCAATTGACAACTTGACCCGCTTAGTCCTCACCAATGCCATCTACTTCAACGCGGCGTGGCTTCACACCTTCGACGAAAGAGCCACTGCTGAAGGCGACTTCTACTTGCTCACTGGCAACAGCATCAAAGTACCGATGATGCGACAGACCGAATCATTCGGCTATGCGAGGAACACGGGATATCAGGCTGTCGAATTGCTCTACGACGGCAGTGAAATATCCATGGTCATCCTGCTTCCCGACAAAGGCACTTTTGATCCGTTCGAAAAGTCGCTAAACGCCGAACTCGTCAGTCGGATTTCGAAAGACATGAGACACAAGCGCATAGAACTCACCATGCCCTCATTTGAGTTTGAAGCCCAATTCAAGCTGGGCGCAATGCTTCAGAAGATGGGAATATCCGATGCCTTTAACCCGCAATTAGCGGACTTCTCCGGCATGGATGGAACAAAAAACCTGTCCATTTCAGACGCCTTTCACAAGGCGTTCGTCCTGGTCAATGAGAACGGCACAGAAGCCGCTGCTGCCACCGGCGTAGTCATAGGCGTAACATCCCTCCCTCCCAGAGTCACGGTCGATCGGCCATTCATCTTCCTCATCCGGGACATAGCGACCAATACCACCCTATTTGTCGGGCGAGTAATAGACCCGAGATAA